A window of Pseudobacteriovorax antillogorgiicola contains these coding sequences:
- a CDS encoding GMC family oxidoreductase, producing MSGVIYPSQKQKNFELKDDQPNHKIILTMELSLQDPPSLLRDGHVSGTINGWVESDALGGISLIEDGMVSLFTNSMLEDVEREMTYSLVVKSPMHGLLTIDGRKLLRGLNPLKIWYETTTLMLHIRKCTPRSKTTESLFEGQASVSAMGLIHHLRSMTTNCSDSRVAASCISQFLAGFVRNCYEIYAQPMASRNQTLSDQNSIPKFQDTIVIGSGYGGAISAARLASKGYPVAILERGREFKSGDFPDSSLKALREFQVNHFLAPRNPSGLFDFRTFDDAAVVVGCGLGGTSLINANVVAPPDPGIFSHSSWPEAIRRKPQQMNRYFHVVSSVLAAKPFPESGEKPLAKRRLFREFSQKHQIPLTDPPLAINFDGSCYNKFGVKQSPCISCGNCCSGCNYGAKNSLDKNYLPMAKSFGARIFTGIEVSHIEKLDNHDYQVYYWNHSSSKASKRQENLQVVRCRQLILAAGALGSPEILLRSRELGGIQLSSTLGKSFSLNGGTIGWIYNTDKSAHPIGFNRQSSPEKRRKSQHRKDDYQGEERRKSSAFHKVFKAMKSNRYRPQVGPTITNMLDYRSLSSKQQPHQGGFVIEDSSIPGVLSPLLPWAVTISSFKFGQSPGDLKIKSLAPIARSLIKGSYQGAIDNSLALLGVGQDRQQGQVFLPDYSGTNDLLRKRLDLSWPGLNRSPWYKEIHREFNKFQQDLGGIFVDYNGLGLNRPISVHPLGGCAMGESHETGVVNHRCETFDPQGGIHKGLYVCDGSIIPTSIGTNPLLTISALTERSMDYIQNYSAGEAPKYMEPLPRKRFDSPDIPNTKRLVQFSQRFARGFQYQTTTKSSSHLRVFAKHTQWKIRANDGSLVTLTRLQRDFKARSCIILMPDIYQNFEDYTSGAMAPLSQAVLDQGYDLVIADSRLTRLRGKSHSIETFDHVAAYDIPIIMEDLGSLSYEHQHLISPGFSNFASLLACNNILFRSISSYISLGISFIPNISPAWRKTSSISKSFQWIPGLSSSCLPRSYQSHLERMIRTGHICRFHNRKQDYLSSLPKNPVEDFVKSGIPTLFIAGKDDRLFKSSQKDAFALLEELSPGKHQYIEIPKYNYPDLISSPKWNQDVGNWLFPFLRLQEEKKRGLDPANSM from the coding sequence ATGAGCGGCGTTATATATCCAAGCCAGAAGCAAAAAAATTTCGAATTGAAGGATGATCAACCTAACCACAAAATTATTTTGACGATGGAACTCTCACTTCAAGACCCCCCATCCTTGCTTCGTGACGGTCACGTTTCGGGAACAATCAATGGCTGGGTCGAATCTGATGCCTTGGGTGGCATATCGCTCATTGAAGACGGCATGGTTTCGCTATTTACCAATTCAATGCTTGAGGATGTTGAGCGTGAGATGACCTACTCATTAGTAGTTAAGTCACCAATGCATGGCTTGCTAACTATCGACGGACGAAAGCTTCTGAGGGGCTTAAACCCACTCAAGATCTGGTATGAAACCACAACATTAATGCTTCATATCAGAAAATGCACACCAAGAAGCAAAACAACCGAGTCCCTTTTTGAAGGCCAGGCATCGGTATCAGCCATGGGATTAATCCATCATCTGCGATCTATGACTACTAATTGTAGTGACTCACGGGTTGCTGCATCATGTATATCTCAATTCTTAGCCGGATTTGTTAGGAATTGTTATGAAATATATGCACAACCTATGGCCTCCCGAAACCAAACTTTATCTGACCAAAACTCTATACCAAAATTTCAGGATACCATAGTCATTGGGTCTGGTTATGGAGGCGCTATTTCAGCTGCCAGGCTTGCATCTAAAGGCTATCCAGTAGCTATATTGGAAAGGGGACGGGAATTTAAATCAGGTGATTTTCCAGATTCAAGTCTAAAGGCTCTTCGTGAATTTCAAGTCAATCACTTCTTAGCCCCAAGAAACCCTAGTGGCCTATTTGATTTTCGGACATTTGATGATGCTGCGGTCGTTGTCGGTTGTGGTCTGGGTGGAACATCTCTTATAAACGCCAATGTGGTTGCTCCTCCTGACCCTGGTATCTTTAGTCACTCGTCTTGGCCTGAGGCTATCCGTCGTAAACCACAGCAAATGAATCGCTATTTCCATGTTGTAAGCAGTGTTCTAGCTGCTAAACCATTCCCAGAAAGTGGCGAGAAGCCCCTCGCCAAAAGAAGGCTATTTCGTGAGTTTTCGCAAAAGCACCAGATCCCTCTGACAGACCCGCCCTTAGCGATCAACTTCGATGGGTCCTGCTACAACAAATTTGGTGTGAAGCAGAGCCCTTGCATCTCCTGTGGTAACTGTTGCTCAGGATGTAACTATGGAGCAAAGAACAGCCTTGATAAGAATTATCTACCCATGGCTAAGAGTTTTGGGGCGCGCATCTTCACTGGTATCGAGGTATCTCACATTGAAAAGTTGGATAACCATGACTATCAAGTCTACTACTGGAATCATAGTTCCTCCAAAGCTTCAAAGAGGCAAGAAAACTTACAGGTAGTTCGTTGTCGGCAATTGATTTTGGCAGCTGGTGCACTAGGAAGCCCTGAAATATTGCTTCGCAGCCGCGAGCTTGGAGGAATTCAATTATCTTCCACTTTGGGTAAAAGTTTCTCACTCAATGGCGGCACCATCGGCTGGATCTACAACACAGATAAAAGTGCTCATCCCATCGGCTTCAATCGTCAAAGTTCGCCAGAAAAAAGACGTAAATCTCAACATAGGAAAGACGATTACCAGGGGGAGGAACGACGAAAATCTAGCGCTTTCCATAAGGTCTTTAAGGCTATGAAAAGCAATCGCTATCGTCCTCAAGTAGGGCCAACAATCACGAATATGCTCGACTATCGGAGCCTGAGTTCTAAGCAGCAGCCCCACCAAGGAGGATTTGTCATCGAGGATTCAAGTATCCCTGGAGTACTTTCGCCACTTCTCCCTTGGGCTGTCACCATTAGCAGTTTTAAGTTTGGACAATCTCCAGGAGATCTCAAGATAAAGTCACTTGCCCCCATTGCTAGATCACTCATCAAAGGATCCTACCAAGGGGCAATTGATAACTCACTAGCCCTGTTGGGGGTCGGTCAGGATCGCCAACAAGGACAAGTTTTTCTTCCCGACTATTCGGGTACCAATGACCTGCTTCGCAAACGCCTTGATCTGTCGTGGCCTGGGCTTAATCGAAGCCCTTGGTACAAAGAGATTCATAGAGAATTTAATAAGTTTCAGCAAGACTTAGGTGGAATCTTCGTCGATTACAATGGCCTTGGACTCAATCGCCCGATCTCCGTTCATCCCTTGGGAGGTTGTGCCATGGGAGAATCCCACGAAACTGGAGTTGTGAATCATCGATGCGAGACCTTTGATCCACAGGGAGGCATTCACAAAGGGCTGTACGTCTGCGATGGCTCAATCATCCCAACCTCAATAGGAACAAACCCTCTTCTTACTATCTCAGCACTAACAGAACGATCAATGGACTACATTCAAAACTATTCAGCTGGTGAAGCCCCTAAATACATGGAACCCTTGCCAAGGAAGCGATTCGACTCCCCAGATATACCTAACACCAAGCGCTTGGTTCAATTTAGTCAGAGATTTGCTAGAGGGTTCCAATATCAAACTACAACGAAGTCTTCGTCACACCTAAGAGTCTTCGCCAAGCACACCCAGTGGAAAATTAGAGCAAATGATGGCTCGCTCGTGACTCTCACGCGACTCCAACGAGACTTCAAGGCTCGCTCTTGCATCATTCTAATGCCCGATATTTACCAAAATTTCGAAGATTATACTTCAGGCGCCATGGCACCCTTAAGTCAAGCAGTGCTTGATCAAGGATATGACCTAGTCATTGCCGATTCTCGATTGACGAGGTTGCGGGGCAAATCCCACTCCATCGAAACCTTTGATCACGTCGCTGCCTACGATATTCCGATTATCATGGAGGACCTTGGATCTCTTAGCTATGAGCATCAACATCTTATATCTCCTGGCTTCAGCAACTTCGCCAGCCTCCTAGCGTGCAACAACATTTTGTTTAGAAGTATTAGCTCATATATTTCTCTTGGGATCTCTTTCATCCCCAATATCTCTCCTGCCTGGCGGAAGACCTCGTCAATTTCGAAATCGTTTCAGTGGATTCCAGGCCTATCATCAAGCTGCCTCCCACGCTCTTACCAAAGCCACCTGGAGCGCATGATTCGTACGGGCCATATTTGTCGATTTCATAACAGAAAACAGGACTATCTTAGCTCACTACCGAAAAACCCGGTGGAGGACTTCGTAAAATCAGGTATTCCGACCCTCTTTATTGCTGGCAAGGATGATAGGTTGTTTAAGTCGTCTCAGAAGGACGCCTTTGCTTTACTAGAAGAACTCAGTCCCGGAAAACATCAATATATAGAGATTCCCAAGTACAACTATCCTGACCTAATTTCTTCTCCAAAGTGGAATCAAGATGTCGGTAACTGGCTCTTTCCATTTCTAAGATTACAGGAAGAGAAAAAACGAGGTCTCGATCCGGCTAACAGTATGTAA
- a CDS encoding START domain-containing protein, giving the protein MRYLGFATLVFLMGSWLVARDQPIPWEQLYKKDGIEVFRAKLSGSKFVAFRGTATISTTPDLIVDVFKDAPRWKEWTDLLLSGKILEPRKANHLIFYQAFDSPPFIRDRDAVYDVHFKKDPSSGIVTVVGKSREYPQAPETVGVRMDIDFSRWTLTPKDGKTYVELEMHADPGGWIPSWVVNMVQRDYAYDLLFALRRQAHKILRERNLN; this is encoded by the coding sequence ACCAATTCCCTGGGAGCAACTATACAAGAAGGACGGGATCGAAGTGTTTAGAGCCAAGCTGTCTGGGTCTAAATTTGTTGCGTTTCGCGGCACCGCCACGATTAGTACAACTCCAGACTTGATCGTTGACGTCTTCAAAGATGCTCCCCGCTGGAAGGAGTGGACTGATTTATTATTGTCCGGCAAGATTTTGGAGCCAAGAAAAGCAAATCATCTGATTTTCTATCAGGCGTTTGATAGCCCACCCTTCATTCGTGATCGCGATGCCGTTTACGATGTTCACTTTAAGAAGGACCCGTCCTCGGGGATTGTAACTGTGGTTGGCAAGTCTAGGGAGTACCCACAGGCACCAGAGACGGTGGGTGTACGGATGGATATTGATTTTTCCCGATGGACTCTAACCCCCAAAGACGGCAAAACATATGTAGAGTTGGAAATGCACGCCGATCCAGGAGGCTGGATTCCTTCATGGGTTGTGAATATGGTACAGCGAGACTATGCTTACGATCTCTTGTTCGCATTGCGACGGCAGGCCCACAAAATCCTTCGAGAACGCAACCTTAACTAG
- a CDS encoding metal ABC transporter substrate-binding protein — protein MKKVIILLVACLWFHSTPSRGTTKTVQIIASNGPLLYIAKRIGGTFVHVTPLSKSHSRTWEPGSTATSRMEKADLILLNGADFEPWYRNLNIDKAKLVKTAEVFRSQWLISDIHVIDRTHGQSTQSGYNPYVWLSPRFAKLQAIAIERAILKIVYDRSIERAAETLYLELDELDAQYRRLAQFSSRYKIMAAQTTFAYISQHYDLDFVNQYIDPLVPLNIDHKDLLAKILSPYKGSPIIWDKAPNEELQKFLEAKLQISSFTLDSGVQSKDLVQLLRSNLSELSKALGVHPQYTLSKRPEETR, from the coding sequence ATGAAAAAAGTGATTATTCTCTTAGTAGCTTGCTTGTGGTTCCACTCAACACCGAGCAGGGGTACTACCAAAACCGTTCAGATCATCGCTTCGAACGGCCCTCTTCTCTACATCGCTAAACGGATTGGAGGAACCTTTGTTCATGTAACTCCCCTTTCAAAATCTCATTCTAGAACTTGGGAGCCAGGATCAACCGCGACAAGCCGAATGGAAAAGGCCGATTTGATCCTACTAAACGGCGCAGACTTTGAGCCCTGGTATAGGAACTTAAACATTGATAAGGCGAAGTTGGTTAAAACCGCAGAAGTTTTTCGCAGTCAATGGCTGATCAGCGATATCCATGTTATTGATCGAACTCATGGGCAAAGCACCCAAAGTGGATATAATCCTTACGTTTGGCTTAGCCCTAGGTTTGCCAAGCTACAAGCCATTGCAATTGAAAGAGCTATTTTGAAAATAGTTTATGACCGTTCCATCGAGAGAGCCGCGGAAACCTTATATCTGGAACTCGATGAGTTGGATGCTCAATACCGACGTTTAGCTCAGTTTTCAAGTCGGTACAAAATCATGGCTGCTCAAACAACGTTTGCCTACATTAGCCAACATTACGATCTTGACTTCGTCAACCAGTATATCGATCCTTTGGTGCCATTAAATATCGATCACAAGGACTTGCTAGCTAAAATACTAAGTCCATACAAAGGCAGCCCGATCATTTGGGACAAAGCCCCTAATGAGGAGCTGCAAAAATTTCTAGAAGCAAAGCTCCAAATTTCTTCGTTTACTTTGGACTCAGGAGTTCAAAGTAAAGACTTAGTCCAGCTGCTTCGATCAAACCTATCTGAACTTTCCAAGGCCCTTGGAGTTCACCCTCAATATACTTTAAGCAAGCGCCCTGAAGAAACTCGTTAG
- a CDS encoding ABC transporter permease produces the protein MSLIFKRFRYYWAFYSFFVLSIAIAGALPLSAIRISSYFHKLLDLRLQQAQLMIAPEGSSLASIATNLLLLDRPPQSFDFAQVETLLDRLPKAVPVYITRLDRTLIIGTNQRYFQLFQLSPVRGRVFDKPGDIVLGSDLASSLKAKVGSKTSLGHRQGLPSHKLRVVGLLSPSMSPLDRVLLTDLETAYELEDNFQRPYTHLIHAADTTPKPLTSILIGGLSQKERSFLWEKLQDFDDIQVIQPDLFIDDFNRENQGFMNLSKWLMSTVLGLVIVSLAVIAYLVYRLRRYEFIKMRAIGFSKKDVGIFLAQELLLLAFLAGICCFLITWGVTSTTLHLMGFTL, from the coding sequence ATGTCGCTGATTTTTAAACGTTTCCGGTATTACTGGGCATTCTATAGTTTCTTCGTACTGAGCATCGCCATCGCCGGAGCCTTACCTTTGAGTGCGATCAGAATTTCAAGCTACTTCCATAAGCTCTTGGACCTCAGGCTTCAACAAGCTCAGCTCATGATAGCTCCCGAAGGCAGTTCTCTAGCATCCATTGCAACGAACCTACTGCTACTGGACAGGCCACCACAATCATTCGACTTCGCTCAAGTGGAAACGCTACTGGATAGATTACCTAAAGCAGTACCAGTTTATATTACACGTCTCGACAGAACTCTGATTATTGGGACAAACCAACGTTACTTTCAGCTATTCCAACTCTCTCCAGTACGGGGTAGGGTGTTTGATAAGCCAGGAGATATTGTCCTCGGCTCTGACCTTGCGTCATCGTTGAAGGCCAAAGTGGGCTCCAAAACTTCCCTTGGTCATCGGCAAGGTCTCCCCAGCCATAAGCTGAGGGTCGTTGGGCTCTTAAGCCCCTCTATGAGCCCCCTGGATCGAGTTTTGCTAACCGACTTGGAAACCGCTTATGAGCTTGAGGATAACTTCCAACGGCCATATACCCATCTGATTCACGCTGCAGACACTACTCCGAAGCCTTTGACGTCAATTTTGATTGGTGGTTTGAGTCAGAAAGAGCGATCTTTTCTGTGGGAGAAACTTCAAGATTTTGACGACATTCAAGTCATTCAGCCAGATCTTTTCATAGATGATTTTAATCGTGAGAATCAGGGGTTTATGAATCTGAGCAAATGGTTGATGTCCACGGTTTTAGGACTCGTCATTGTCAGCCTTGCTGTGATTGCCTATCTCGTCTACCGTCTTCGGCGCTACGAATTTATCAAAATGCGAGCAATTGGTTTTAGTAAGAAAGATGTAGGAATCTTTCTAGCTCAGGAGTTGCTTCTGCTGGCATTTCTTGCAGGTATTTGTTGCTTTTTGATAACATGGGGGGTGACATCCACCACCTTGCATCTCATGGGATTCACGTTATGA
- a CDS encoding ABC transporter ATP-binding protein, whose protein sequence is MIEIRDLKIDTGQGQSILSIDYLRITTRQVVGIIGASGSGKTSLLRCLAGQKPPKSGDVVIGGQSIYELPLNIRTEYCRSHMAKVGSEPNLLQYLNIEDNILVPRHFSHKKPRVNLARHLLQYFSMDGLQRNYPSSLSKGEQQRVAICRSLCLERRIVLADEPMSHLDPDMREKTLESLINICRDRSTSLIISTHDYSDLSMLDHVYQIELKELKPCR, encoded by the coding sequence ATGATTGAAATTCGCGACTTAAAAATTGATACGGGTCAAGGTCAGAGCATTCTTTCCATCGATTACCTGCGTATTACTACAAGACAGGTCGTTGGAATTATCGGTGCAAGTGGTTCCGGAAAAACAAGCTTGCTCAGGTGCTTAGCTGGGCAAAAACCGCCTAAAAGCGGAGACGTTGTTATAGGGGGTCAAAGCATTTATGAACTTCCACTCAATATTCGAACAGAATACTGCCGAAGTCATATGGCTAAAGTAGGTAGTGAACCAAATCTACTGCAATATCTGAATATCGAAGATAATATCCTTGTTCCCAGACACTTCTCTCACAAAAAACCTCGCGTTAACCTTGCTCGCCATCTACTTCAGTACTTCTCTATGGACGGTCTGCAACGGAATTATCCTTCATCACTCTCGAAAGGTGAGCAGCAGCGGGTGGCGATCTGTCGATCTCTTTGCCTTGAGCGCCGCATAGTACTCGCTGATGAACCCATGTCTCACTTAGATCCTGACATGCGAGAAAAAACTCTTGAATCACTCATCAATATTTGCCGTGATCGCAGTACCAGCCTGATAATCTCCACTCACGACTATAGCGACCTTTCCATGTTGGATCATGTGTACCAGATCGAACTTAAGGAACTGAAACCATGTCGCTGA